DNA sequence from the Littorina saxatilis isolate snail1 linkage group LG9, US_GU_Lsax_2.0, whole genome shotgun sequence genome:
ATATAAAAATATATAAGAAAAGTTGCGACCAAATTTGTCTACAAACCATGCTTCTGCAAAACGCAGACATGTGCACTTCACTGACTAACTGTCAGACATTACGGAATATTCCATTTATAAAACGTATGAGCGACTTCAATTAAAATATTACGTTCTAGTTGTCACTCTTCTTCAATTGTCAATAGATAggttgcttttttttcttgatttatttAAGGGAAAACTCTGTTACTGCATCTAGTACTTGCTAAAATCAGTCCTAAtcctttctaaaaaaaaaatctgtttcagTCAAAACTGTAAGGGCAGCAGAAGATTTCTGCATCAACAAAATTGATGCAGACTCCAAAATCATAGCTAGCAAGGATAAACTCGACTGCAATTAACCTTACAGTTGTGAATTCACCCACAGCTGTGAGCAGAATCTCAAGTACTTGTAATACACAGGTACTTGCCACTGAGGTTTTCACGCGGGATAAATTGATAACTTTGTTATTACAATGTCTCAGAATCAATTGTCTCTCGTCCTATTCAATTTTGAACAATGGACAACATAAATGCAAATCTTATTTTCGCTTCCTatttccctttttatatttagtcaagttttgattttaaaTTGAAGGTATTCTATACTAGCCATTACACGCAACATCGTCTGGAGTGAACAATATCAAACTACGAAATGGCTATTGGTGGCAACGACGCTGAGTCTGCAATATGTGCTGTGTGCTGGGAAATCTACCGTGACCCAAGGTTCCTGCCGTGCCATCACACGTTCTGTGCCCAGTGTATCACTGACGTCGCTAACCGTCACACGGGGGGTACCTTCCCCTGTCCCTCCTGTCGCGAGCCCACCTCTCTGCCTGAAGGGGGAGTGGCCGCCCTGCAGGCAAACTTTTACATCAAGAAACAGTCAGAGAGTAATAAGGAGATGTGTAAAATCcacaagaagaaagagctgGAGTTTTACTGTGTCAGGTGTCAAGAGGCCATCTGTATCAACTGTAAGATGACCAAACACGAGCAGCACCAGACAGAAGACCTTCACACAGCCATccaacagaaacacaaaaatctACTCACTGACAAGTCTCGCCTGCAGAAAGCAGAGGAAGATCTCAGGGAAAGACTGAAGACAACGAGAGCAGAGCGGCAGGCCGTGCTGGACAAGAAGGCGGCAGTGAAGAAAAACATACGTGACCGCCACGCCGTCATGGTGGCCGCTGCCGACAAGTTTAGAGATGAGGCCCTGGACTCGCTTCGTTCTGTCAGCACAGACATTGACAGCGACATTGCCCAGATCCTGGAACAGCAAGAAGGCGACATGGAGAAGCTCCTGGACATTCAGCGACAAGTTGAACGTGCCTGTACCAGCGGAAAAGCGAGAGATGTCATCTCTGTTGTCCAAGAGATGAGGACAGGACGCGGTAGTGAGCAGGCTGTCAAAAAGCTGACGTCACAGGGGTTAAAAACCGTATATCGACCTGTTCTATGCTTCAAGATCACAGGTGACGTAATGCTGCAGACGACACGTGACTTCATGGGCACGGTGACCAAGATGGAGATGGAGGTTGAAGCGTCTGAGGTGAGGATGTTGAAGCGGTTCCCGTGTGGGCAGGAGTCTGACATTGAGGTCTTTTCTCTCAGTCATGATGACGATGACCCGCCTGTTGTGTGGGTGTCGTATGAACGGCGCCAATTGAAAgaacccagccagcaagacattagcggccgataatcggccgaacacccttcaaaaagtcgggccggtgacgtcaaaacatacgacgcgggtgttggcccgactaacttttgcaaagaggcaacgatgcggccgataggcggccgaacacctgcactatggcggcacgcatccggtccgatgttaatcggcccgatgacttgtttgacctgcggtccgacaccttatgccgagatcgggaagatatcgatttcagcgggaagacatcgggacgatgtcggcataaggtgtcgggccgcaggtccaacaagccatcgggccgattaacatcggaccggatgcgtgccgccatagtacaggtgttcggccgcctgtcggccgcctcgttgcctctttgcaaaagttagtcgggccaacacccgcgtcgtatcttttgacgtcacctgcccgactttttgaagggtgttcggccgactatcggccgctaatgtcttgctggctgggtgcagctacagatacagcagtatgtaccaccaccaccaccaccccccccaagtgtaacagtgcaaaattcacttacagctacagctacagcagtataaccccccctccccccagtgttacagtggaaaacaaacctacagatacagcagtgtgtacaacccccccccccccccagtgtaacagtgcaaaacaaatcaccagctagagatacagcagtatgtagaaccccccgcccctaccgccctcactgtaacagtacaaaacacacctacagctacagatacagccgtatacaccccccccccccctcagtattacagtataaaacacacatacagcaacagattcagcagtatatacaaccccccaagtgtaacagtgcaaaattcacttacagctacagctacagcagtatatacacctcccctcccccttagtaacagtgcaaaacacacctacagctacagcagtatgtacaacccccaacacccccccccccaccactgtaacagtacaaaactcatttacagctacagattcagaattatgtacatccccctccccccgctgccaccactgtaacagtaccaaacatacctacagcttcagatacagcagtatgtacaacactaaaccgccttcccccgtgtagagtgcaaaacacacctagacctacagatacagcagtatgtacaacccccccccccaccccctgtgtgcaaaacacacctacagttacatatacagcagtatgttcaacccccccctccccgcctactgtaacagtacataacacacctacagctacatcagtatgtacaaacccccccccccccccccccaagtgtaacagtacaaaacacgcctacagctacagatagatcagtatgtacaccccaccccccccccccccccaagtgttacaatgcaatacctacagctacagatacatcagtatgtacaccccaccccccaagtgtaacagtgcaaaccacacttacagctacagattcagcagtatgtactccacccccacAACTTTTCTTCGCGCCTGCGGTTCTGAGGCGGTAGCACCTTTAGAAGCAGACGAAATGTTTGTCGTGCTCATCCAAACCAATGGCTAAAACATTGGATAGTGTTCgtgtgttgcaccacactttgaattgttgggtgtgacgaaaactcgtggtgacgattttaaaccatgttgggtcacgcatggtccaatcttacatggtccaatcttacatggtccaaccttacatggtccaaccttacatggtccaatcttacatggtccaatattacatggtccaataatatatatatatggaccatgtaagattggaccatgtaaggttggaccatgtaaggttggaccatgtaagattggaccatgtaatattggaccatgtaagattggaccatgtaaggttggaccattcAAGATTGGACCAtataagattggaccatgtatggttggaccatgtaaggttggaccatgtaagattggaccaatcttacatggtccaatattacatggtccaaccttacatggtccaatcttacatggtccaatattacatggtccaaccttacatggtccaatcttacatggtccaatattacatggtccaatattacatggtccaataatatatatatggaccatgtaagattggaccatgtaagattggaccatgtaagattggaccatgtaagattggaccatgtaatattggaccatgtaagattggcccatgtaaggttggaccatgtaatattggaccatgtaagattggaccatgtaagattggaccatgcaaggttggaccatgtaagattggaccatgtaagattggaccatgtaaggttggaccatgtatggttggaccatgtaaggttggaccatgtaaggttggaccatgtaaggttggaccatgcaagattggaccatgcaagattggaccatgcaagattggaccatgtaagattggaccatgtaaggttggaccatgtaaggttggaccatgtaagattggaccatgtaaggttggaccatgtaaggttggaccatgtaagattggaccatgcaagattggaccatgcaagattggaccatgtaaggttggaccatgtaagattggaccatgtaagattggaccatgtaggtttggaccatgtaaggttggaccatgtaagattggaccatgtaagattggtgtgcatcagtgcaaaacacaccaccagctacagatagatcagtatgtacccccccccccccccaagtgttacaacgcaatacacacacctacagctacatatacatcagtatacatacaccccaccccccaagtgtaacagtgcaaaccacacttaaagctacagattcagcagtatcatgagtatgtactccacccccccccccccccccccactgtacaggacaaaacacctacatctacatctacagatacagcagtatgtactccccccccccccccccccactgtataacagcaaaactaacattaaagaaaaaaaaccaaaatcacttactcgctggatccgtcggttgtcctcgagttgacgttaacagcttgtaggtttccatccgtccttggctacacaattttaacttgtcaactatcaccgccaccacgtggcactgggaccagcactcagattgagatcccgaggcgacattcgtctcggataacatatcatcaatgtgctgtccaacattcgcaagaatgtctcttctttcgatattaacttgaactaagaaaacaaataaacttcgctcacgcgggaaagtagcagctagccggccatgttcacactcaatcttgtttgtaccgtaaggaaagctattagagtatttcaagtatatatgatggcgtatttttaaaatgtaaaactcatggtttgagctcatgctgtatttgattgcaaatatacaaacaaaacttacaattaattatcctactcctatgtgaaaaagtcaacaaatatgaataatttagtttcgcatttgcagagtcatgtcacgccgttcccgacgcttgaacaggggacgtaacaaatgctaaaataatgataataaattcaagttgttatctcccgtaactctgcatatttttatcgacagcaacattgcgtcgggccgatgtcggggtttattacgtacatttgccgagttttacacacagtcaaaacgatatcggcgcgacaacggacgtcgacacacgacatttgacgacgtcacccgactgaaatcgtcagtcggccgacgaaagcttgctagctgggaacACGCTCCCGTGGAACTTTACAGTGAGGATGGGAAGATCAAGCAAAACGCTGTAAAGGTCGGTAAAATGTCATCCAAAAGACATGCCAAAGGAAAGTGTATGAGCCCAGCCCCTCGGGCAGGCTGCATAGGCACATTCTGAAAATCACTGACCACAGCACACTTCAGACTGGACAACGACTTGTCAGGAGAGGCAGACATTGTCACGGTGATATCTACATATCCATTTCAGGCAGAACAGAAAACATATTTCAACGTCAACGTGGGAGCCCATCGTGCATTCGACGTGGACGACACGGAGCAGTTCTTCGTGGTGGTGGAAGAGCCCCAGCTCCCCGACGTgtcccagctagcaagctttcgtcggccgactgacgatttcagtcgggtgacgtcgtcaaatgtcgtgtgtcgacgtccgttgtcgcgccgatatcgttttgactgtgtgtaaaactcagcaaatgtacgtaataaaccccgacatcggcccgacgcaatgttgctgtcgataaaaatatgcagagttacgggagataacaacttgaatttattatcattattttagcatttgttacgtcccctgttcaagcgtcgggaacggcgtgacatgactctgcaaatgcgaaactaaattattcatatttgttgactttttcacataggagtaggataattaattgtaagttttgtttgtatatttgcaatcaaatacagcatgagctcaaaccatgagttttacattttaaaaatacgccatcatatatacttgaaatactctaatagctttccttacggtacaaacaagattgagtgtgaacatggccggctagctgctactttcccgcgtgagcgaagtttatttgttttcttagttcaagttaatatcaaaagaagagacattcttgcgaatgttggacagcacattgatgatatgttatccgagacgaatgtcgcctcgggatctcaatctgagtgctggtcccagtgccacgtggtggcggtgatagttgaaaagttaaaattgtggagccaaggacggatggaaacctacaggtgtgttgaagctgttaacgtcaactcgaggacaaccgacggatccagcgagtaagtgattttggtttttttttctttaatgttagttttgctgttatacagtggggggggggggggggggggagtacatactgctgtatctgtagatgtagatgtaggtgttttgtcctgtacagtggggggggggggggggggtggagcacatactcatgatactgctgaatctgtagctttaagtgtggtttgcactgttacacttgaggggtggggtgtatgtatactgatgtatctgtagctgtaggtgtgtgtattgcattgtaacacttgggggggggggggggttcatactgatctatctgtagctggtggtgtgttttgcactgatgcacaccaatcttacatggtccaatcttacatggtccaaccttacatggtccaaacctacatggtccaatcttacatggtccaatcttacatggtccaaccttacatggtccaatcttgcatagtccaatcttgcatggtccaatcttacatggtccaaccttacatggtccaatcttacatggtccaatcttacatggtccaaccttacatggtccaatcttgcatggtccaatcttacatggtccaatcttgcatggtccaatcttgcatggtccaatcttgcatggtccaaccttacatggtccaaccttacatggtccaaccttacatggtccaatcttacatggtccaaccatacatggtccaaccttacatggtccaatcttacatggtccaatcttacatggtccaaccttgcatggtccaatcttacatggtccaatcttacatggtccaatattacatggtccaaccttacatgggccaatcttacatggtccaatattacatggtccaatcttacatggtccaatcttacatggtccaatcttacatggtccatatatatattattggaccatgtaatattggaccatgtaagattggaccatgtaagattggaccatgtaaggttggaccatgtaatattggaccatgtaagattggaccatgtaaggttggaccatgtaatattggaccatgtaagattggtccaatcttacatggtccaaccttacatggtccaaccatacatggtccaatcttacatggtccaatcttgcatggtccaaccttacatggtccaaccttacatggtccaaccttacatggtccaatcttacatggtccaaccttacatggtccaaccttacatggtcc
Encoded proteins:
- the LOC138977227 gene encoding tripartite motif-containing protein 3-like, which codes for MAIGGNDAESAICAVCWEIYRDPRFLPCHHTFCAQCITDVANRHTGGTFPCPSCREPTSLPEGGVAALQANFYIKKQSESNKEMCKIHKKKELEFYCVRCQEAICINCKMTKHEQHQTEDLHTAIQQKHKNLLTDKSRLQKAEEDLRERLKTTRAERQAVLDKKAAVKKNIRDRHAVMVAAADKFRDEALDSLRSVSTDIDSDIAQILEQQEGDMEKLLDIQRQVERACTSGKARDVISVVQEMRTGRGSEQAVKKLTSQGLKTVYRPVLCFKITGDVMLQTTRDFMGTVTKMEMEVEASEVRMLKRFPCGQESDIEVFSLSHDDDDPPVVWVSYERRQLKEPSQQDISGR